The Aureimonas populi genome includes the window CACCTCCGCGCCCGGCGTGCGGATTTCGGCGCGGTTGCGCGAGAAGTACCCGGACCTGATGACGATCGTCATCCAGCACCAGTACTGGGACCTCGCCGTCACCGACAGCGGCTTCGAGATCGGCCTGTCCTTCTCCGACATCCCCGAGCGCCTGCTCATCCCCTTCGCGGCCATTCGCGGCTTCTACGACCCGGCAGTGAACTTCGAGCTGGAGTTCGACGTGCGCGCCGCCGAGGCTGCGAACGAGGAAGGCGCGGCGCCCACGCAGCTCAAGCCCGTGGCGCCCGCGCCGGCTCCCGCCGCGCCCCAGCCCGCTGGCAAGGCGCCCGCCAGCGTGCCCGCCACGAAGACGGGCGAGGCGAAGGCGCAGACGGATACCGGCGACGACGCGCCGGAAGGCGAGGACAAGGCCTCCGCGCAGGTCGTCTCGCTCGACGCCTTCCGCAAGAAGCCGTAGGGCGCCCTCGGCAGGCCCATGGCTGAAATCGTCAACCTTCGCCAGGCCCGCAAGCAGCGCGAGCGCAAGCGCGCCGAGGCGAAGGCGCAGGAAAACCGCGCCGCCTACGGGCTGACCAAGCCTCAGAAGGCCAAGGCCGGATCGGAGCGGGCCAAGCTCCTGGCCACGCTGGAAGGGGCCCGTCTGGACAAGCCCGGGCGCGGCGAAGGCGAGCCGTGATCGTCAAGCGCTCGCTGTCGATCCGGGGCCACCGCACCTCCATCAGCATCGAGGACGAATTCTGGGCTGCGCTCAAGGCCATTGCCGCGCGCGGCCGGCAGCCTCTGGCCACGCTGGTCGCCTCCATCGACGACGGCCGCGCCCCGGACCGCAACCTCTCCTCGGCCATCCGCGTCTTCGTGCTGCGCGATGCGCTTGAGCGCGCCGCGGAAGGCCCGCCCCAAGAGACCGTTTGAGAATTCGGCGGCGAAAAAGCCCCGCAGGCGCGACCCGCCCGAATTCTCGAACGGTCTCTCAGAAGTCGAGGGGCGGGCCGACGCCCGGTAGCCCTTCGTAAGAAGGCGGCGGCGGGCCGGCCGGCCCCGGAGCTTCAGGCTCCTGCAAGAGGGGTTCGGGCAGAGAGACGGCCGGCGCGGCCGGGTCGGCGCTCTGCGCCGCTTCCTCGGCCCTCGCCCGCTCCGCCTCCTCGGCGCGAATACGCTCCTGCTCTTCCTCCGCCGCCGCGCGCTCCGCCTCCTGCCGTGCCGCCTCGGCTTCCTGCTCGAGGCGCAGCCGTTCGGCCTCGGCCCGCTCGCGCTCGGCGGCCAGATGGCGGTAATAGCGCGCCTCACGCCGCAGCCTCAGCGTCTCGCGCAAATCCTCGCGCATCGCCTCCAGCCGTTCCTGCTCGCGGGCATAGGCGCGCAGCGAAAGATAGGAGGTCAGCGGCTCCACGTCGGAGAGAACGAAGGGCGCGCCAAAGGGACCGTCGATCCGGTAGCCGATCGCCGGCGCCGTATCGGGCAGGCGCTCTGCCTCAGGGGGCGTGAAGGCAAGGGCAAGAGTGCCTTCCACACCGAAATCGGCCAGGCGGATCGAGCCGCTGCCGACCAGCCTCTCGTCCCCCGCCTCCAGACTCACCGGCAGAACGCGAAGGGCACCCAGCCCCAAAACGAGATCCGCCTCCACATCCCCCAGGGGATAGGCGGCGCCCTCGTCCGCCTGCCGCAGCAACCCCGCCACGGGCTCGGACTCCAACTCGAAACCCTGCGCATCGACGGCGGCCAGAAGGCCCGGCAGGCGCGAGGGCGCGATGCCGCGCAGCGCCGCTTCGGCCAGGGCCACGCGCCCCTCGCCCGTCAGTGATGAGGCCAGGGCCGCGAAGCTCTGCCCGCTGCCCTCGCCCGCAATCCGGCCGGTGAGGATACCCTCCAGCGGGCCGCCGGCAGGCAGGCGTGCATCTTCCATTGAGAGGTCGAAAGCCAGGCTGCCGAGCCCGCCTGCGTTCCGCATCTCCACGCGCCCGGCCGGCCGCCCGCCGGCAAGGCTCGCGGCGGCATCCAGAAGGCGCAGGCGGTCGGCGCCGCCCTCGACCGTCGCCGTGAAATCGCGCGCCTCGGCCCCGCCGCCCAAATCGAGCCGCCCGGCCTCCAGATCGACCACGAACGCGGTTCGCGGCAGAAGCGAGGAGCCGAAGGGCTGCTCCGGCCAGCCCTCCCCGGCGCCGCCGTCCGGTGGGCCGGCATA containing:
- a CDS encoding SspB family protein, translated to MSQDLIRYDILAQDALRGVIRKVLTEVVKTGLPGDHHFFITFLTSAPGVRISARLREKYPDLMTIVIQHQYWDLAVTDSGFEIGLSFSDIPERLLIPFAAIRGFYDPAVNFELEFDVRAAEAANEEGAAPTQLKPVAPAPAPAAPQPAGKAPASVPATKTGEAKAQTDTGDDAPEGEDKASAQVVSLDAFRKKP
- a CDS encoding DUF4169 family protein, yielding MAEIVNLRQARKQRERKRAEAKAQENRAAYGLTKPQKAKAGSERAKLLATLEGARLDKPGRGEGEP
- a CDS encoding ribbon-helix-helix domain-containing protein, with amino-acid sequence MIVKRSLSIRGHRTSISIEDEFWAALKAIAARGRQPLATLVASIDDGRAPDRNLSSAIRVFVLRDALERAAEGPPQETV